In the genome of Populus trichocarpa isolate Nisqually-1 chromosome 6, P.trichocarpa_v4.1, whole genome shotgun sequence, one region contains:
- the LOC7491987 gene encoding methylthioribose-1-phosphate isomerase isoform X2 translates to MATNPSNGLEGDNTLQSICYHRGSLKLLDQRKLPLETTYLDIKDASDGWLAIREMVVRGAPAIAISAALSLAVEVSNLENFNGTPVEAASFLAGKLDYLVSSRPTAVNLSDAATKLKEVVSKAAAAASNCQSVFQAYIEAAEIMLADDVASNKAIGSYGARFIQNQQKDPTKLSVLTHCNTGSLATAGYGTALGVIRALHGEGVLQRAYCTETRPFNQGSRLTAFELVHEKIPATLIADSAAAALMKDSKVSAVVVGADRVAANGDTANKIGTYSLALCAMHHNIPFYVAAPLTSFDSSLSSGKEIIIEERSPKEMLNARGGLGEQVAASGISVWNPAFDVTPASLISGIITEKGVITKTGMDDFDIKDFINKAG, encoded by the exons ATGGCTACAAATCCCAGCAATGGACTTGAAGGTGACAACACTCTCCAGTCTATCTGCTACCACCGTGGTTCACTTAAGCTTCTTGatcaa AGAAAGCTTCCTCTGGAGACTACTTACTTAGATATCAAAGATGCTTCTGATGGATG GCTGGCCATACGGGAGATGGTAGTTCGAGGGGCGCCTGCAATTGCTATTTCAGCAGCACTTTCTCTTGCCGTCGAAGTTTCTAATTTGGAGAATTTTAATGGGACACCTGTTGAAGCTGCTTCTTTCCTTGCAGGGAAACTGGATTATCTTGTTTCAAG CCGACCAACTGCAGTCAATCTCTCAGATGCTGCAACGAAACTTAAAGAAGTCGTATCaaaggctgctgctgctgcttccaaCTGTCAGAGTGTTTTTCAG GCTTACATAGAGGCAGCTGAAATTATGCTAGCAGATGATGTTGCTTCAAACAAAGCAATTGGCTCATATGGAGCAAGGTTTATTCAGAACCAACAGAAAGATCCTACAAAACTGTCTGTTTTGACCCATTGCAACACTGGCAG TCTTGCAACGGCTGGATATGGTACTGCCTTGGGTGTGATTCGTGCACTTCACGGTGAAGGAGTGCTCCAGAGGGCCTATTGCACAGAAACTCGTCCGTTCAATCAG GGATCTAGACTCACAGCTTTCGAATTGGTACATGAGAAAATACCTGCCACCCTTATAGCAGACTCTGCTGCAGCTGCATTAATGAAAGACAGTAAAGTGAGTGCTGTTGTTGTTGGAGCAGATCGTGTGGCTGCAAATG GAGACACAGCTAACAAGATTGGAACCTACAGCCTTGCCTTATGTGCAATGCATCATAACATTCCATTTTATGTTGCTGCACCACTTACCTCCTTTGATTCATCCCTTTCTTCTGGAAAAGAGATCATTATAGAGGAAAGATCTCCTAAGGAAATGTTGAACGCACGTGGAGGACTTGGGGAACAAGTTGCTGCATCCGGAATTTCAGTATGGAATCCAGCTTTTGATGTTACCCCTGCCAGCTTGATAAGTGGTATCATAACAGAAAAG GGTGTCATCACAAAGACGGGCATGGATGATTTTGACATAAAGGATTTCATAAATAAGGCTGGATGA
- the LOC7491987 gene encoding methylthioribose-1-phosphate isomerase isoform X1 — protein MATNPSNGLEGDNTLQSICYHRGSLKLLDQRKLPLETTYLDIKDASDGWLAIREMVVRGAPAIAISAALSLAVEVSNLENFNGTPVEAASFLAGKLDYLVSSRPTAVNLSDAATKLKEVVSKAAAAASNCQSVFQAYIEAAEIMLADDVASNKAIGSYGARFIQNQQKDPTKLSVLTHCNTGSLATAGYGTALGVIRALHGEGVLQRAYCTETRPFNQGSRLTAFELVHEKIPATLIADSAAAALMKDSKVSAVVVGADRVAANGDTANKIGTYSLALCAMHHNIPFYVAAPLTSFDSSLSSGKEIIIEERSPKEMLNARGGLGEQVAASGISVWNPAFDVTPASLISGIITEKGVITKTGMDDFDIKDFINKAVGQCIA, from the exons ATGGCTACAAATCCCAGCAATGGACTTGAAGGTGACAACACTCTCCAGTCTATCTGCTACCACCGTGGTTCACTTAAGCTTCTTGatcaa AGAAAGCTTCCTCTGGAGACTACTTACTTAGATATCAAAGATGCTTCTGATGGATG GCTGGCCATACGGGAGATGGTAGTTCGAGGGGCGCCTGCAATTGCTATTTCAGCAGCACTTTCTCTTGCCGTCGAAGTTTCTAATTTGGAGAATTTTAATGGGACACCTGTTGAAGCTGCTTCTTTCCTTGCAGGGAAACTGGATTATCTTGTTTCAAG CCGACCAACTGCAGTCAATCTCTCAGATGCTGCAACGAAACTTAAAGAAGTCGTATCaaaggctgctgctgctgcttccaaCTGTCAGAGTGTTTTTCAG GCTTACATAGAGGCAGCTGAAATTATGCTAGCAGATGATGTTGCTTCAAACAAAGCAATTGGCTCATATGGAGCAAGGTTTATTCAGAACCAACAGAAAGATCCTACAAAACTGTCTGTTTTGACCCATTGCAACACTGGCAG TCTTGCAACGGCTGGATATGGTACTGCCTTGGGTGTGATTCGTGCACTTCACGGTGAAGGAGTGCTCCAGAGGGCCTATTGCACAGAAACTCGTCCGTTCAATCAG GGATCTAGACTCACAGCTTTCGAATTGGTACATGAGAAAATACCTGCCACCCTTATAGCAGACTCTGCTGCAGCTGCATTAATGAAAGACAGTAAAGTGAGTGCTGTTGTTGTTGGAGCAGATCGTGTGGCTGCAAATG GAGACACAGCTAACAAGATTGGAACCTACAGCCTTGCCTTATGTGCAATGCATCATAACATTCCATTTTATGTTGCTGCACCACTTACCTCCTTTGATTCATCCCTTTCTTCTGGAAAAGAGATCATTATAGAGGAAAGATCTCCTAAGGAAATGTTGAACGCACGTGGAGGACTTGGGGAACAAGTTGCTGCATCCGGAATTTCAGTATGGAATCCAGCTTTTGATGTTACCCCTGCCAGCTTGATAAGTGGTATCATAACAGAAAAG GGTGTCATCACAAAGACGGGCATGGATGATTTTGACATAAAGGATTTCATAAATAAG GCTGTCGGCCAGTGCATTGCGTAA